DNA sequence from the Leuconostoc lactis genome:
TAGACAACGTGAATTTCTATCCTGAATGGGGTAAGAAGCGTTTGTACAACATGATTCGTGACCGTGGTGACTGGGTCATCTCACGTCAACGTGTTTGGGGTGTGCCATTGCCGATTTTCTATGCGGAAGATCAAACACCAATTCTTGATCAAGCGGTAATCAATCATGTCGCTGATTTGTTTGAAAAGCATGGTTCAAACTATTGGTTTGAACATGAAGCTAAAGACTTATTGCCTGAAGGCTATACCAACGAACATTCACCAAATGGTATCTTCACTAAGGAAGAAGACATTATGGATGTGTGGTTTGATTCTGGTTCGTCTTGGGCAGGGGTCATGGACACACGCGAACATCTCGATTACCCAGCAGATTTGTATTTGGAAGGGTCTGACCAATACCGTGGTTGGTTCAACTCATCATTGATTACGTCAGTGGCGGCAACTGGTCATGCACCATATAAAAATGTGTTGTCACAAGGCTTTACACTCGATGGCAAGGGCAACAAGATGTCAAAGTCATTAGGAAACACGATTTCACCGCTTGATGTGGCGGATCAAATGGGGATTGAAATTCTCCGTTTGTGGACAATTTCTGTGGATACCTCACAAGATATGCCAGTGTCAAACGAGATTTTGAAGCAAGTATCTGAAAGCTATCGTAAGTTACGGAATACGTTGCGTTTCTTGATGGCTAACACTTCTGACTTTAACTATGCAACAGATGCAGTACCATTTGCTGATCGTGCTGGCCACGATCAATACTTCTCAGTCTTGTTAAATAACTTTGTCAAGGATATCCGTGGCTATTACGACAACTATCAATTCAACGACATCTTTAAGCGGATGATTAATTTTGTTAACGTTGACTTGTCAGCGTTCTACTTGGACATTGCCAAGGACGTTGTCTATGTTGAAGCGCCAACGGGTCATGCGCGTCGCTCAATGCAAACAGTCTTCTACGAAACATTGTTGGCACTGACGAAGTTGATGTTGCCAATTTTGCCACATACAGCTGAAGAAGTATGGGAATACCTACCAAACGAAACAGCAGCATTTGCTTACTTATCAGAAATGCCAGAAGTGCAAGATCTTGGAGATACCAGTGACCTATTGGCCAACTGGGCTGCCTTTATGACCATGCGTGATGCAGCCAATAAGGCATTAGAAGAAGCACGATCAGCTGAATTGATTGGTAAGAACGCAGAGGCAGCGTTGACGTTGTATTTGACCGCTGAACAGGCCCAAATGTTGGCTGATCTTAACGCCGATGTGCGACTTTTGTTGATGGTATCACAGTTGCATATCGAAGACGAAGCGCAAGCCGGCGATGCCAAGTCTTATGATGGTGTTCGAATTAAGGTCACCCACGCGGCCGGTGGCGTGTCACCACGTGATCGTATGTATCACGAAGATTTGGGTGCTGATCCAGCTTTCCCAGAATTATCAAAGCACGAAGCAGAAATTATTCGTGAATTCTATCCGGAAGCATTAACTGAAGGTTTTGAATAAATAGGTTAAAAAGTTACGATGTTGCATCGTAACTTTTTTATTACAATCAACTATGTTAACGCTTACATTTCATTTCAAATCGCGTTATACTAGATTTAAAATGATAAGATTTAGTATGAAGGAGATAGACATCACATGGCCATGGACAACAAGAAGATGATGCTGGTTTGTGATCAGACACCAACGGTTACCCGATTGGTGTCGGCAATAAAAAAAGCGGCCACGGCACAAGAAAAAAGCTATACAATTATTGTGACATCTCAGTCCCATGTTGACGAGCAATTGCGTGCGGTGCAGCCAGATATTGTTTTACTGACACCTGAATTAGCTTATCTTAAGACGGAAATGCAACGTCAAACTGATGAGTTTGGGGTGTTATTAGCAGTGATTAATTTAAGTGATTATACGCAAATGGCTGGTGCCAATATCTTGTTAACAGCAGAACAATTGCTGGTCACTTAGCCGGGCATGTGGGACGTCGTGTCTAAACATTGTGTTCAACATATAACATGAGATACAATAGATTTATCATATAGGAGGGCAGTTAAACAGGCGATGTTTTAACTGATAAATTATGACAAATCAAAAAACGAGATACTATATTATGACAACTTTGTTTGTGGCAATTGTATTTGTCCAAACACTGGTGCCCTGGTTAGGCACGATGCCATTGGGGGCTTTTGTTATCGGCGCTAGTGCGACGATTGTTCAGTTTACAGTGGCGCTTGCAGGGATTATTTTAGGACCCAAATATGGGGCGATTGTTGGCTTCTTTTGGGGAATGAGTTCGTTTTTCAATGCGTTAACGCATCCGGGGACAATTGGTTCGTTAATGTTTCAAAACCCACTGACGGCTTTGTTACCACGTATTTTGGTCGGGTTGATCATCGGCTGGTTATTTAACCGATTCTTACGGCAACGTCCCGTTGCAGTGCGTACGCTTGGTTTGGGATTGTTAGGTATTTTAGCAGCTTTGATCAATACGGTTGGTGTGGTGTTACTAACCGCAATTGGCTTCACTGTGATGCAGACGAACTTCACTGGCATTCCAAACCACAATTTGCTGGGCTGGTTAATTAGCATCGTATCATTTAATGCGATTTTTGAGATCATTGTGGGCTGCATTCTCGTGATGGTGATTGGTAACGTGATTGTGCCAATTGCTGCGCGTGCAGGCCTAACTGGTGGGACAAAATAAAAAGCTGTGGCTCGTATTAGCCACAGCTTTTTTCATGCACTAACCCAGACTCGAACTGGGAGCAAAGACTTAGGAGGTCCCCGTTTTATCCCGTTAAACTATTAGTGCGAACTATCATATTATACCGTAATTTTACCGAAAAACAAAATGACACACGTGCAAAAGTGGCCTGATAAACGTTTAAATGATAGGTTGACAATGTTTTGTGAGTGTGTTTTAATGTAATTATTAAATATAGAAGAGAAATATCACATGACCTTATCAGCACAAACAAACACACAAATTATTATCAGCATTATCATTATCTCGTGATAGGTGCTGACAATTTGTGGTGCCTATCAATGTAAGATTGATAGGCAGCTGATGACCGTTACGGGCACGCTGCAATTTTATTGCAGCGTGCCTTTTTGTTTTATTTCAGTGGAGGGAAAAAGATGACATTAACTGACGAACAAGCGGCCCTTGCGCAGCAACTATTTGAGGCTTATCAGCAGCACACGCCGTTGGATCAAGCAGATTTTGTGGATACGGTGTCTGATTTTGAGACAGCTTATCAAGTACAAGATGCCGTTATGGCACAAAAAGATGTGCCAACAGCTGGCTATAAAGTGTCGCTCACGTCACCAGAGACGAAGGCGATGTTTGCAGCCGATGCGCCATTGTATGGGGCACAAGTGGCGGATAAATTTTTACCATCTGGTACTGACTTACAGTTAACCGATTTTAATGAACCCTTGGTTGAAGTCGAGTTACTCTTTACGGCGAAAGTGGCTTTAACACCTGATATGTCTGTCGAAACCTTATTGAAAAATACCTGGGTTGCGCCAGCTTTAGAAGTACCAGACGCCCGTTTTAAAGATTGGTTTCCGACCTTAAATAAGTACCTTGTTTTGAGTGATTGTGCAGTAGGTGGCGCAGTAGTTGCCGGTGACAATCGCGATGGCGCTACCTTAGCGGTTGCCGAATTGGCTGATGTGCAAGCCACACTAACCCATAATGACACGATGGTTGCGCAAGGGACAGGGGCAGCGGTGTTAGACAATCCCGTGTTAGCATTGCACTGGTTAGTGGGCAAATTAGCGGCACAAGGAAAAGACTTCCCAGCAGGTACAAAGGCGTCAACGGGGACATTCTTATTGCCACCACAACTCACCGCTGGTCAATGGCGTGCCACTTTTACCGATGGCTTTGGTGAAGTAGTCGTCAACGTGAAAGGAAAGTAAGCGACATGACAAATAAAAAACTCACTTGGCAACAACTAGTTTTGATTGCTTCATTAATCTTCGGGATGTTCTTTGGCGCTGGCAATTTGATTTTTCCAGTCCAATTAGGCCAGCTCGCTGGTGGTAATTGGCTACCAGCAACACTTGGTTTCTTAGTGACAGGGACGGTGGTGCCGTTTCTCGCTATGCTCGCTGTCAGTGTCACCCACGGTCGGAGTGTTTATGATGTTGCCAAGCCGGTTGGTCATTGGTTTGGCTTGGCGTTTCTGGTTGCCATTCATTTGACGATTGGGCCATTTTTCGGCACACCCCGTACAGCCGCAACCGCCTTTTCAATGGGGGTTGCCCCATTTTTGGCACCAAAAGATCAAGGGCTCGGTATGCTGTTATTTTCAGGCGTCTTTTTCGGGTTAGCTTACTATTTAACGGTCAAACAATCTGGTTTGATGAAGTGGGTCGGGAAATATTTAAATCCACTGTTTCTCGCATTGTTGCTCGTCGTCTTGTTGTTGGCGCTCGTGATGCCAATGGGAAGTACGCATCAAGCGGTGAGTGCAACGTATCAAGCCCATGCTGGTTTTCAAGGTATTTTAGATGGTTATAATACCATGGATGGCATTGCTTTGTTAGCCTTAGCTGTTTCAGTGGTCTATGCCGTGAAAGCGTTAGGATTCCGTGATGCGCAAGTCTCACAAGTTTTGGCAAAAGCCGGCTTACTCAGTATTGTGGCGGAAGCGGTGTTATATGCCGCATTGGTATTGCTTGGGGTGACGAGTTTAGGACAATTTAAGGCCGCTGCTAACGGTGGCGACGCTTTTGCCCAAATCGTTGCACATTATGCTGGTAATTTTGGGACGGCTTTGACAGGCGTCGTGGTGACATTAGCTGTCTTTACCACGGCGATGGGCTTATTTGTCTCATTTGCCCAAGATATGCATTTGGTATTTCCCAAAGTGAGTTATTTATGGTTTTTGCGGGTCATCGCCTTTGGGTCATTTGTCACAGCAAATGCGGGCTTGACGAACATTGTGGCTTGGTCAGTCCCTGTCTTAATGTTTTTATATCCAATTTCACTGGTGTTAATTATGCTATCGCTGACGGCAAAATATTTCAATTACGCACCGGTTGTCTATCGCAGTGTGGTGGGCTTTGTTGTCTTGCCAGCGCTACTAGATGCTTTGGCTAGTTCACCCTTTATGTCCGGTAAATTGGCGCAACAAGTTGTGAATACTTACCATCAATTAATCCCATTTTCAGCCTTGGGATTTGGCTGGTTGGTTCCAGCTGCGGTTGGGGCGTTTGTTGGTCTTGGTGCTTATAGTTTGGCCCAAATGACGCAAAAATCCAGCGTGACAGTAAAAGTTGATGAGTCGTTTTAACCTTTAGAAAATCCCCATATTGGGGCTTTTTTGTTATAATAGACACAGTAACTAATTGGAAGGAACGCGTGGTAGGTTTATTTTACCCGCGAAATTGATTATCATGGGAAAATTTGTTGAGATGGATCATCCCTTGATCCAACATAAGCTAACAATGATTCGTCAAAAGAATGTGGGCACAAAAGATTTTCGTGCACTGGTTGACGAAATTGCAATGCTCATGACTTATGAAGCAAGTCGTGATTTACAATTAGAAGATGTGGTGATTGAAACACCCGTGGCAACGACAACGAAGAAGCAATTAGCCGGTAAGAAATTGGCGGTTGTGCCAATCCTGCGTGCTGGTTTGGGCATGGTTGATGGCATTGTACAACTCATTCCAGCTGCAAAAATTGGTCATATTGGGATGT
Encoded proteins:
- a CDS encoding PTS sugar transporter subunit IIB codes for the protein MAMDNKKMMLVCDQTPTVTRLVSAIKKAATAQEKSYTIIVTSQSHVDEQLRAVQPDIVLLTPELAYLKTEMQRQTDEFGVLLAVINLSDYTQMAGANILLTAEQLLVT
- a CDS encoding 2-keto-4-pentenoate hydratase, whose translation is MTLTDEQAALAQQLFEAYQQHTPLDQADFVDTVSDFETAYQVQDAVMAQKDVPTAGYKVSLTSPETKAMFAADAPLYGAQVADKFLPSGTDLQLTDFNEPLVEVELLFTAKVALTPDMSVETLLKNTWVAPALEVPDARFKDWFPTLNKYLVLSDCAVGGAVVAGDNRDGATLAVAELADVQATLTHNDTMVAQGTGAAVLDNPVLALHWLVGKLAAQGKDFPAGTKASTGTFLLPPQLTAGQWRATFTDGFGEVVVNVKGK
- the brnQ gene encoding branched-chain amino acid transport system II carrier protein; protein product: MTNKKLTWQQLVLIASLIFGMFFGAGNLIFPVQLGQLAGGNWLPATLGFLVTGTVVPFLAMLAVSVTHGRSVYDVAKPVGHWFGLAFLVAIHLTIGPFFGTPRTAATAFSMGVAPFLAPKDQGLGMLLFSGVFFGLAYYLTVKQSGLMKWVGKYLNPLFLALLLVVLLLALVMPMGSTHQAVSATYQAHAGFQGILDGYNTMDGIALLALAVSVVYAVKALGFRDAQVSQVLAKAGLLSIVAEAVLYAALVLLGVTSLGQFKAAANGGDAFAQIVAHYAGNFGTALTGVVVTLAVFTTAMGLFVSFAQDMHLVFPKVSYLWFLRVIAFGSFVTANAGLTNIVAWSVPVLMFLYPISLVLIMLSLTAKYFNYAPVVYRSVVGFVVLPALLDALASSPFMSGKLAQQVVNTYHQLIPFSALGFGWLVPAAVGAFVGLGAYSLAQMTQKSSVTVKVDESF
- the ileS gene encoding isoleucine--tRNA ligase — its product is MKYKDTLNLGKTDFPMRGSLPKTEPVRQQKWYDENLYQKRLAQNETKPHFNLHDGPPYANGNIHLGHALNKISKDIIVRYKNMAGFYAPYVPGWDTHGLPIEQQLTKAGHDRKSMPKAAWRDLAKAFALEQVDKQRQDFKRLGIMADWENPYITLQPEFEAAQVRVFGEMAGKGYIFKGSKPVYWSWSSESALAEAEIEYHDIDSTSLYYANRVKDGKGILDSDTYLVVWTTTPFTVTASRGITLGPDMDYVVVQPEGETRKFVVAAGRLEAIAPKFGWDKYEVLATYKGRELDRITAYHPWDEDVEELVMNGDHVTLDSGTGLVHTAPGFGEDDFNVGKAYGLEVAVTVDEKGYMTKNAGADFEGKFYDDVVGLVINKLSEANLFLAKEKITHSYPFDWRTKKPIIWRAVPQWFASVEKFRQNILDELDNVNFYPEWGKKRLYNMIRDRGDWVISRQRVWGVPLPIFYAEDQTPILDQAVINHVADLFEKHGSNYWFEHEAKDLLPEGYTNEHSPNGIFTKEEDIMDVWFDSGSSWAGVMDTREHLDYPADLYLEGSDQYRGWFNSSLITSVAATGHAPYKNVLSQGFTLDGKGNKMSKSLGNTISPLDVADQMGIEILRLWTISVDTSQDMPVSNEILKQVSESYRKLRNTLRFLMANTSDFNYATDAVPFADRAGHDQYFSVLLNNFVKDIRGYYDNYQFNDIFKRMINFVNVDLSAFYLDIAKDVVYVEAPTGHARRSMQTVFYETLLALTKLMLPILPHTAEEVWEYLPNETAAFAYLSEMPEVQDLGDTSDLLANWAAFMTMRDAANKALEEARSAELIGKNAEAALTLYLTAEQAQMLADLNADVRLLLMVSQLHIEDEAQAGDAKSYDGVRIKVTHAAGGVSPRDRMYHEDLGADPAFPELSKHEAEIIREFYPEALTEGFE
- a CDS encoding ECF transporter S component; the protein is MTNQKTRYYIMTTLFVAIVFVQTLVPWLGTMPLGAFVIGASATIVQFTVALAGIILGPKYGAIVGFFWGMSSFFNALTHPGTIGSLMFQNPLTALLPRILVGLIIGWLFNRFLRQRPVAVRTLGLGLLGILAALINTVGVVLLTAIGFTVMQTNFTGIPNHNLLGWLISIVSFNAIFEIIVGCILVMVIGNVIVPIAARAGLTGGTK